The following are from one region of the Prevotella communis genome:
- a CDS encoding AMP-binding protein, with the protein MSDVKYDMAGRPLPDRTYPAETGSEGYHLWERTLGDWLEYWAETTPDKEYIVYSDRDLRFTWSQFNERVDNLAKGLISIGVKKGSNVGIWATNVPDWLTFLYATAKIGAVLVTVNTNYKQNELEYLCKDSDMEVLCITDGTWDCNYVDMTYTMLPELKNCERGHLNSKQFPYLKNVVYIGMEKYRGMYNTAELLLLGQNIEDGVLNEMKKNVSCHDVCNMQYTSGTTGFPKGVMLTHYGISNDGYFTGENMGFTQDDKLCVCVPLFHCFGVVLATMNCLTHGCTEVMVEKFDPLVVLASIHKERCTAVYGVPTMFIAELNHPMFSMFDLSCLRTGIMAGSLCPVELMKQVSEKMFMTITSVYGLTESSPGMTQTCLNDTFEQRCTTVGRDFPFVDVKVLDPETGEECPVGVQGEMCCKGFNVMKGYYKNPTATAEVIDKNGYLHSGDLGVKDEQGFYKITGRIKDMIIRGGENIYPREIEEFLYHMPGIRDVQVAAVPSKKYGEAVGAFIILEEGAKMTAEDVQLFCRGKIARYKIPKYVFFIDQFPLTGSGKIQKFKLKEMSLKLCEEQGIEVV; encoded by the coding sequence ATGAGTGATGTAAAGTACGATATGGCAGGCCGTCCGTTGCCTGATAGAACATACCCTGCAGAGACAGGAAGTGAAGGCTACCACTTATGGGAACGCACTCTGGGCGATTGGCTGGAATACTGGGCAGAGACAACCCCAGACAAAGAATATATTGTTTACTCAGACCGCGACCTGCGCTTCACCTGGTCGCAATTCAACGAGCGCGTGGATAATCTGGCAAAAGGTCTGATATCCATCGGCGTAAAGAAAGGCTCCAACGTAGGTATCTGGGCCACCAACGTGCCCGACTGGCTCACCTTCCTCTATGCCACAGCCAAGATTGGCGCCGTGCTTGTGACGGTAAACACCAACTATAAGCAAAACGAGCTGGAGTATCTCTGTAAGGACTCCGATATGGAGGTGCTTTGTATTACCGATGGTACATGGGATTGTAACTACGTCGATATGACCTACACCATGTTGCCCGAGCTGAAAAACTGCGAACGCGGTCATCTGAACAGCAAGCAGTTCCCCTACCTGAAGAATGTGGTCTATATCGGTATGGAGAAATACCGCGGCATGTACAACACCGCCGAACTGCTGCTTCTTGGTCAGAACATAGAAGACGGTGTGCTCAACGAGATGAAGAAGAATGTCAGCTGCCACGACGTGTGCAACATGCAGTACACCTCTGGTACCACGGGCTTCCCCAAGGGCGTCATGCTGACCCACTACGGTATCTCCAACGACGGTTATTTCACGGGCGAGAACATGGGCTTCACCCAGGACGACAAGCTCTGCGTCTGCGTGCCCCTGTTCCACTGCTTCGGCGTGGTGCTCGCCACGATGAACTGCCTGACCCACGGCTGCACGGAGGTGATGGTCGAGAAGTTCGATCCCCTCGTGGTGCTCGCCTCTATCCATAAGGAGCGCTGTACGGCCGTCTATGGCGTGCCCACCATGTTTATTGCCGAGCTCAACCACCCCATGTTCTCCATGTTCGACCTCAGTTGTCTGCGCACGGGTATCATGGCAGGCTCACTCTGTCCTGTGGAACTGATGAAGCAGGTCAGCGAGAAGATGTTCATGACCATCACCAGCGTGTACGGCCTCACAGAGTCGTCACCCGGTATGACCCAGACCTGCCTGAACGACACCTTCGAACAGCGTTGCACCACCGTAGGCCGCGACTTCCCCTTTGTCGATGTCAAGGTGCTCGACCCCGAGACCGGCGAGGAGTGTCCCGTTGGCGTGCAGGGCGAGATGTGCTGCAAGGGCTTCAACGTGATGAAGGGCTACTACAAGAACCCCACCGCCACCGCTGAGGTTATCGACAAAAACGGCTATCTCCACTCAGGCGACCTGGGCGTAAAAGACGAGCAAGGCTTCTACAAGATCACAGGTCGTATCAAGGATATGATTATCCGCGGTGGTGAGAACATCTATCCCCGCGAAATCGAGGAGTTCCTCTATCATATGCCCGGCATCCGCGATGTGCAGGTAGCAGCCGTACCTTCCAAGAAATATGGCGAGGCCGTAGGAGCCTTCATCATTCTGGAAGAAGGTGCCAAGATGACTGCCGAGGATGTGCAGCTCTTCTGCCGCGGCAAGATTGCCCGCTACAAGATTCCAAAGTACGTCTTCTTCATCGACCAGTTCCCCCTCACCGGCTCTGGCAAGATTCAGAAGTTCAAGTTGAAGGAAATGAGCCTGAAGCTCTGCGAGGAGCAAGGCATCGAAGTGGTATGA